From the bacterium genome, one window contains:
- the mazG gene encoding nucleoside triphosphate pyrophosphohydrolase, producing the protein MQSYDRLLDTLRTLLSPGGCAWDAEQDVRSMARYLIEESYEFYDAVAEDSSTGVIEELGDVLYVASFIALLAERDGTFTLAQVCDGAEEKMRRRHPHVFDPGGPKLDDADAVIRHWEKLKHGEAEEPTELPLSRALEKVPVHTPPLLRAVRVQEKAAHYHFDWPEVGGVLDKLEEETAELRRAVGEGRRDRIADELGDVLFSLANLARFLKMDPGQALIGTVKKFQERLRWMETRCVAGGVSLCDLNLPELEALWQKAKLQLENDAS; encoded by the coding sequence GTGCAATCCTACGACCGGCTGCTCGACACACTGAGAACCCTCCTCTCCCCGGGCGGGTGCGCCTGGGACGCCGAACAGGACGTCCGCAGCATGGCCCGGTATCTGATCGAGGAGTCCTATGAATTCTACGACGCGGTGGCGGAGGATAGTTCCACCGGGGTCATCGAGGAACTGGGGGACGTTCTGTACGTGGCTAGCTTCATCGCCCTGCTGGCGGAACGTGACGGGACCTTCACCCTGGCCCAAGTCTGCGACGGCGCCGAGGAGAAGATGCGCCGCCGCCACCCCCACGTATTCGATCCCGGGGGGCCGAAGCTGGACGACGCCGACGCAGTCATCCGCCACTGGGAGAAGTTGAAGCACGGGGAGGCCGAGGAGCCGACCGAGCTGCCGCTGAGCCGGGCGCTCGAGAAAGTCCCCGTGCACACCCCGCCGCTGCTGCGGGCGGTCCGGGTCCAGGAAAAGGCGGCCCACTACCACTTCGACTGGCCCGAGGTGGGCGGCGTCCTGGACAAGCTGGAGGAGGAGACGGCCGAGCTCCGCCGGGCCGTGGGGGAGGGGCGGAGGGATCGAATCGCCGACGAGCTAGGCGACGTCCTCTTCTCCCTGGCCAACCTCGCCCGGTTTTTAAAAATGGACCCCGGGCAGGCGCTGATCGGAACCGTAAAGAAATTCCAGGAGAGGCTGCGGTGGATGGAGACACGGTGCGTCGCCGGGGGCGTATCGCTCTGCGACTTGAACCTACCCGAACTCGAGGCCCTGTGGCAGAAGGCCAAGCTCCAGCTAGAAAACGACGCCTCCTGA